A window from Thermodesulfobacteriota bacterium encodes these proteins:
- a CDS encoding trypsin-like peptidase domain-containing protein, whose translation MTGCKNLISFFLFIFVLFFTSQGLAKYSSVVSVVKRVSPAIVNIKTEEYIAELTQRQPNVFNRLFSDEYEDEEDLYENIGSGVVIDPTGIVLTNEHLISKAIRIRVTFINGKEYEADVLGCDPEFDLAVLKIRSDGPFPYLKLKKRKDLMVGESVVVIGNPYGLSSSVSTGVISALGRNLKVEGRVFANLIQTDAAINPGNSGGALLDSEGNLIGIVTAVLGEGKGIGFAIPAYDIERMIANLIEAKKDKPIIGIFVEKLKEGPYNVLLVKKVIEKSPAHIYGLKKGDRIVEINRKKIKEGLKLKEITNMIREGKETLEIRIMRNNEDKRIVMDVKDIINFRPTMVDSSLLDIRVSDLSAYTRLKYRVKEKKGAIVCKVTKGGVGHSSGLRAGDLILKINNVPVESKEEFERLMLDGIKRNYLLYQILRNRMTHFVPLKLENLL comes from the coding sequence ATGACTGGTTGTAAAAACCTCATCTCTTTTTTCCTTTTTATCTTTGTGCTTTTCTTCACCTCCCAAGGTTTAGCAAAGTATTCGTCTGTTGTTTCTGTCGTCAAAAGGGTCAGTCCTGCAATTGTAAACATAAAAACGGAAGAATATATTGCAGAATTGACCCAAAGGCAACCCAACGTTTTTAATCGATTATTTTCCGATGAATATGAGGACGAAGAAGATCTCTACGAAAATATTGGTTCAGGTGTGGTTATAGATCCTACGGGGATTGTCCTAACTAATGAGCATCTCATCTCAAAAGCCATCCGGATAAGAGTCACATTCATCAACGGAAAAGAATATGAGGCGGACGTTTTAGGTTGTGATCCCGAGTTCGATCTTGCGGTCTTAAAAATAAGAAGTGACGGACCCTTTCCGTATCTGAAACTTAAAAAAAGAAAAGATCTGATGGTCGGAGAAAGTGTAGTAGTCATAGGCAATCCATACGGGCTCTCGAGTTCAGTCTCCACGGGTGTTATCAGTGCTTTGGGTAGGAATCTTAAGGTTGAGGGTCGGGTATTTGCCAATCTCATACAGACGGACGCCGCCATAAACCCAGGTAATAGCGGAGGTGCCCTTCTTGATTCGGAGGGAAACCTAATCGGAATTGTAACTGCAGTTTTAGGTGAAGGAAAAGGGATAGGTTTTGCCATTCCAGCCTACGACATCGAGAGGATGATAGCCAATCTAATAGAGGCAAAGAAGGACAAACCGATAATAGGAATATTCGTTGAAAAATTAAAGGAAGGTCCTTATAACGTACTTCTCGTAAAAAAGGTCATAGAGAAAAGTCCCGCTCACATTTATGGACTAAAAAAAGGGGACCGAATAGTGGAAATAAACAGAAAAAAAATAAAGGAAGGTTTGAAGCTGAAAGAGATAACAAATATGATAAGAGAAGGGAAAGAGACTCTAGAGATCCGGATTATGCGCAATAACGAAGATAAACGAATAGTTATGGACGTAAAAGACATCATCAATTTTAGACCTACTATGGTTGACTCCAGTCTTTTGGACATAAGGGTTTCCGATCTGAGCGCCTACACTCGTTTAAAGTATAGGGTAAAGGAGAAAAAAGGCGCCATCGTGTGCAAAGTCACAAAAGGTGGTGTTGGGCATTCATCAGGATTGAGAGCCGGGGATCTTATCTTGAAGATCAATAATGTCCCGGTAGAGAGCAAAGAAGAATTTGAGAGACTTATGCTTGATGGTATAAAGAGGAACTATCTCCTCTATCAAATACTCCGAAACAGAATGACCCATTTTGTGCCGCTCAAACTAGAGAATCTGCTTTGA
- a CDS encoding D-alanyl-D-alanine carboxypeptidase: MRILALIALPFFLILSTDSGYGASNRAKNDSIKPYRSFIVIEERTGVKLASENEDERIAPASLTKLMLSLIVLEKLKANEISLDEKIRVSKEASKMGGSQIYLKEGELFTLEELMKATLVASANDAAYAIAERLAQTAEDFVQLMNRKAKALGLTKTLYKSVHGLPRLSQTDTDLTTAKDVAILARELLKYPKILEWTSIKTETLRNGNLKIVNHNRLLTRMEGLVDGLKTGYLKICGYNIAVTAKKGDFRIIAVIMGSPTAKARDDFAMELINKTFSEWSLKELVREREIINKDIFLPDGKITKFKGMASSSFKYPVRKDGGHTPDMAVELSERIHGEIKEGQKLGEIVFRLEGTEIGKVDIVSPFDIPKANIVTRLIRRSGLNI, encoded by the coding sequence ATGAGGATACTAGCGCTTATAGCGCTCCCATTTTTTCTGATCCTTTCTACCGACTCTGGGTACGGGGCATCTAATCGAGCAAAGAATGATTCCATAAAACCTTACAGATCCTTCATAGTCATCGAAGAGAGAACTGGGGTTAAGCTAGCTTCGGAAAATGAAGATGAAAGGATAGCCCCTGCGAGTTTAACGAAACTCATGCTTTCCCTAATAGTACTGGAAAAGTTAAAGGCGAATGAGATAAGTCTAGACGAAAAGATAAGAGTATCAAAAGAAGCTTCAAAGATGGGTGGGAGCCAGATTTATCTCAAAGAGGGTGAGCTTTTTACTCTGGAAGAACTTATGAAGGCGACACTTGTGGCATCTGCAAATGACGCGGCATACGCCATTGCTGAAAGATTGGCGCAGACCGCAGAAGATTTTGTTCAACTAATGAATCGCAAAGCAAAAGCCCTCGGCCTAACAAAGACCCTCTATAAGTCTGTCCATGGTCTTCCCCGCTTAAGCCAAACCGACACGGATCTCACAACTGCAAAAGACGTGGCTATCCTTGCAAGGGAACTTCTAAAGTATCCCAAGATCCTAGAATGGACATCAATAAAAACGGAGACCTTAAGAAATGGCAACTTAAAAATAGTAAATCACAATAGACTACTTACCCGAATGGAGGGGTTGGTGGACGGACTTAAAACGGGATATCTTAAGATTTGCGGATATAACATTGCTGTGACAGCCAAGAAAGGGGATTTCAGGATAATAGCTGTCATCATGGGAAGTCCTACTGCCAAGGCTCGCGACGATTTCGCGATGGAGCTTATAAATAAGACTTTTTCAGAGTGGTCCTTGAAGGAGCTTGTGAGGGAGCGCGAAATCATCAATAAGGATATATTTCTTCCGGATGGAAAAATCACAAAATTCAAAGGTATGGCTTCCTCTTCATTTAAGTATCCGGTAAGAAAGGATGGGGGCCACACGCCAGATATGGCTGTTGAACTCTCAGAGCGAATACATGGAGAAATCAAAGAGGGACAGAAGCTTGGAGAAATTGTTTTTAGACTTGAGGGAACTGAAATTGGTAAGGTTGACATAGTCTCCCCTTTTGACATTCCAAAGGCGAATATTGTTACAAGGCTCATAAGAAGATCAGGATTGAACATCTGA
- the coaBC gene encoding bifunctional phosphopantothenoylcysteine decarboxylase/phosphopantothenate--cysteine ligase CoaBC has protein sequence MYTNLRNKEIIIAVTGGIAAYKTCELVRELTRRGASVHVVMTKNAMQFVSPLTFQTLSGHPVIHEMFQLFSGSKIGHIALSDIADQMVIVPATANIIGKIANGIADDFLTTMVMATTVPVLFVPSMNTKMWESKIVQMNVQKLKEAGYELMEPGIGDLACGTKGKGRLPPIQDILEKMEDIFTEKDLANERILITAGPTVEFIDPVRCITNRSSGKMGYALAKIAKRRGAEVTLISGMTYLPPPRNDINLVKVRTALEMRDAVLKHFEQATVIVKAAAVSDFRCKNESIRKIKKTDGDETYVIELEKNPDILAELGKIKGNRILVGFAAETENLVENAYEKLKKKNLDMIVANNVAKEGIGFGSDRNEVTIIDAHGKVRHIPEMSKEEIANIILDAVKRIIKKRKKMEDDWL, from the coding sequence GTGTACACAAATCTGAGAAACAAGGAGATCATAATAGCGGTCACAGGCGGTATCGCGGCGTATAAAACCTGCGAACTTGTGAGGGAACTCACAAGGAGAGGGGCTAGCGTCCATGTTGTAATGACAAAAAACGCCATGCAGTTTGTCTCTCCTCTCACATTTCAGACCCTTTCTGGACATCCCGTTATCCACGAGATGTTTCAGTTATTTTCGGGTTCAAAGATAGGACATATCGCACTTTCGGATATAGCAGACCAGATGGTGATAGTTCCGGCAACGGCAAATATTATAGGAAAGATCGCCAACGGTATTGCCGATGACTTTTTAACCACTATGGTTATGGCGACCACAGTACCTGTTCTATTTGTGCCATCCATGAACACTAAAATGTGGGAAAGCAAAATAGTACAGATGAACGTTCAGAAGTTAAAAGAGGCCGGATACGAGCTTATGGAGCCGGGAATAGGAGACCTTGCATGTGGTACTAAGGGTAAAGGAAGGCTTCCTCCTATCCAAGACATTCTGGAAAAGATGGAGGACATCTTTACCGAAAAGGATTTAGCAAACGAAAGGATACTTATTACCGCAGGTCCTACTGTGGAGTTCATAGACCCTGTAAGATGCATAACGAACAGATCATCCGGCAAAATGGGGTACGCATTAGCAAAGATTGCTAAAAGAAGGGGAGCTGAGGTTACACTCATAAGTGGGATGACTTACCTTCCTCCACCTAGGAATGATATCAATCTGGTAAAAGTAAGAACAGCCTTAGAGATGAGGGACGCGGTGTTAAAGCATTTCGAACAGGCAACGGTAATAGTAAAGGCAGCAGCGGTTTCCGATTTTAGATGCAAAAATGAAAGTATAAGGAAGATAAAAAAAACGGACGGTGATGAAACTTACGTTATAGAACTTGAAAAGAATCCTGATATACTTGCCGAACTTGGAAAGATCAAAGGAAACAGGATCCTTGTGGGATTTGCTGCCGAGACCGAAAACTTAGTGGAGAATGCATACGAAAAGCTAAAAAAGAAGAACCTAGACATGATCGTCGCAAATAACGTCGCAAAGGAGGGAATCGGATTCGGTTCCGATAGAAACGAAGTTACTATCATAGACGCACACGGAAAGGTAAGACATATTCCCGAAATGAGCAAGGAGGAGATCGCAAATATCATACTCGATGCCGTAAAAAGGATAATAAAGAAAAGAAAGAAAATGGAGGATGACTGGTTGTAA
- a CDS encoding enoyl-CoA hydratase/isomerase family protein: MNGKDKYEKLFRGRDPEEFGFQEIIYEKKDWVAKITLNRPHRYNAYTGTELAEICEALHDILVDDKIAVGIITGAGDKAFCTGGDAGTYSTIYPARPHEFYMWWEYYERMLYLIRTCGKPIIARINGVVAGGGNEINLACDISIAAEHARFIQPGTRTGSVSAGGATQWLPLVIGDKRARWMVMVGDEIDAKTALQWGLVNEVVPYEKLDEAVERVCEKLIDKFPDCMRYTKVQCNFWTDLAWTTLQHARDWLSIHYATAEPIEGFSAFLEKRKVDYRGMRKKDIEGKSRTYIWGPPMKSCAKCGAKYLPDDFKYCGVCGAELG, encoded by the coding sequence ATGAACGGAAAAGACAAATACGAAAAGCTGTTCAGAGGTAGGGACCCTGAAGAATTTGGCTTCCAGGAAATTATTTATGAGAAAAAGGATTGGGTAGCAAAGATCACCCTCAATAGACCTCACAGGTACAACGCATACACGGGAACTGAGCTTGCAGAGATCTGCGAGGCCCTTCACGATATTCTTGTTGACGACAAAATTGCAGTTGGTATCATAACAGGTGCGGGAGACAAGGCATTTTGCACAGGTGGGGATGCAGGAACTTACTCTACGATCTATCCTGCAAGACCACACGAGTTTTACATGTGGTGGGAATACTATGAAAGGATGCTTTATCTAATCCGCACCTGCGGAAAACCTATTATTGCCAGGATCAACGGGGTGGTTGCTGGCGGTGGCAATGAGATAAATCTGGCCTGCGATATTTCCATCGCTGCCGAGCATGCTAGATTCATACAGCCAGGAACAAGAACAGGAAGTGTGTCGGCTGGAGGAGCTACCCAGTGGTTGCCGCTTGTCATTGGTGACAAAAGGGCACGCTGGATGGTAATGGTGGGAGATGAGATAGATGCAAAGACAGCTTTGCAGTGGGGACTTGTAAATGAAGTTGTTCCGTACGAAAAACTCGACGAGGCGGTAGAGAGGGTATGCGAAAAACTTATAGACAAATTCCCAGACTGTATGAGATACACAAAGGTACAGTGCAACTTCTGGACAGATCTTGCTTGGACGACACTCCAGCACGCGAGGGATTGGCTATCGATCCATTATGCAACGGCCGAGCCAATAGAAGGCTTCAGCGCTTTCTTGGAGAAACGGAAAGTCGACTACCGAGGTATGAGAAAGAAGGACATAGAAGGAAAGAGCCGCACCTATATATGGGGTCCACCTATGAAATCTTGCGCCAAGTGCGGAGCTAAATACCTACCAGACGATTTCAAGTACTGCGGTGTTTGCGGGGCCGAGCTCGGATGA
- the iorA gene encoding indolepyruvate ferredoxin oxidoreductase subunit alpha, giving the protein MRKVVMQGNEAIARGAWEAGVKVAAAYPGTPSSEILRAFAEKYPEVYAEWSVNEMVAVQVAGGAALAGVRAMASMKHVGMNVASDAFMTFSYTGVKGGLVILIADDPFSHSSQNEQDSRNWARFGKVPMLEPSDSQECKDFTKLAFEISEQFDTPVLVRSETRVSHSDSLVVLGERVEPNYNLGLDLKDAPKYTMVPMNVRQRRKFVEERMKRLEEYADTFKYNVMEINDTRYGIISSGVSYLYAKEVFPDWSFLKLGMVWPLPKKLLSEFFKKVKKVAIVEELDPFLETEIRALGFKVWHGKDVIPTMYELSPEIVEKAFKGKKYKAPATRYDTTKLPPRPPILCAGCSHRPLFYALKKLRLFVFGDIGCYTLATAPPLEAIHSTICMGAGVGMAHGAMKALGKEGLGKSCAVLGDSTFLHAGMPPLLDVAYNKGNSTTIILDNSTTAMTGHQEHPGTGYTARMEPTVAVSYEEIGRALGIKSIRYVNPYNVKETMEIIREEVNKDEPSLIICKDSPCILLRRAKPLEKFKYRCYFVDTDKCRGCKACLEINCPAISWRAQEGVTADGHKRKGVTYINPDQCVGCSVCEQICRFEAIRPQVS; this is encoded by the coding sequence ATGCGTAAGGTCGTTATGCAGGGTAATGAAGCCATAGCAAGAGGTGCATGGGAGGCGGGAGTTAAAGTGGCAGCCGCCTATCCTGGAACTCCAAGCAGCGAAATACTTAGGGCCTTTGCTGAGAAGTATCCGGAAGTATATGCGGAGTGGTCTGTAAACGAGATGGTGGCAGTCCAGGTCGCAGGAGGTGCAGCCCTTGCAGGAGTAAGGGCGATGGCATCAATGAAACATGTAGGAATGAATGTAGCATCTGACGCCTTTATGACATTTTCCTACACAGGAGTCAAAGGAGGTCTTGTAATTCTCATTGCTGACGACCCTTTTTCCCACAGTTCCCAGAATGAACAGGACAGCAGGAACTGGGCAAGATTCGGAAAGGTTCCGATGCTTGAACCGTCAGATTCCCAGGAATGTAAAGATTTTACGAAGCTCGCCTTCGAAATAAGTGAGCAATTCGACACGCCTGTTCTTGTGAGATCCGAAACTAGAGTCTCCCACTCGGATTCTCTTGTCGTCTTGGGGGAGAGAGTTGAACCGAACTACAATCTTGGTCTGGATCTTAAGGATGCACCGAAATACACGATGGTTCCTATGAACGTGCGACAGAGAAGAAAATTCGTGGAAGAACGGATGAAGAGGCTCGAAGAGTATGCCGACACTTTCAAATACAACGTGATGGAGATAAATGATACAAGGTACGGAATAATATCTAGCGGAGTTTCATACCTTTATGCAAAAGAGGTCTTTCCCGACTGGTCTTTCTTGAAACTAGGGATGGTTTGGCCCCTTCCAAAGAAACTCCTATCCGAGTTCTTTAAGAAAGTTAAAAAGGTTGCGATTGTTGAGGAACTTGATCCATTTCTGGAAACAGAGATAAGGGCCCTTGGATTTAAAGTGTGGCATGGAAAAGATGTAATCCCAACGATGTATGAGCTCTCTCCTGAAATAGTGGAAAAAGCTTTTAAAGGTAAGAAATACAAGGCCCCTGCTACTCGATACGATACGACAAAGCTACCGCCCAGGCCTCCTATTCTCTGTGCCGGATGTTCCCACAGACCACTTTTTTATGCCTTAAAAAAGCTTCGACTGTTCGTCTTCGGGGACATAGGCTGCTACACCCTTGCAACTGCTCCACCCTTGGAAGCGATTCATTCAACCATTTGTATGGGTGCTGGTGTTGGTATGGCACATGGTGCGATGAAGGCTCTCGGTAAGGAAGGTCTCGGCAAGTCGTGTGCTGTACTCGGAGACTCTACCTTTTTGCACGCTGGTATGCCACCGCTTCTCGATGTTGCTTATAATAAAGGAAATTCGACAACGATAATCTTGGACAATTCGACAACTGCTATGACTGGGCATCAAGAGCACCCAGGAACGGGCTATACTGCTAGGATGGAACCGACAGTAGCTGTAAGCTACGAAGAAATTGGTAGGGCACTCGGCATAAAAAGCATAAGGTATGTGAATCCGTATAATGTTAAGGAGACAATGGAGATAATAAGGGAGGAGGTCAATAAGGACGAACCGTCCTTGATCATTTGTAAGGACAGCCCCTGCATCCTTTTGAGGAGAGCAAAACCTCTTGAAAAATTTAAGTACCGTTGCTATTTCGTAGATACTGACAAGTGTAGGGGTTGCAAAGCTTGTCTTGAGATAAACTGTCCGGCAATTAGCTGGAGAGCCCAAGAGGGTGTGACCGCGGATGGACATAAAAGGAAGGGTGTGACGTACATAAACCCTGATCAATGTGTGGGGTGTAGTGTTTGTGAACAGATTTGTAGATTTGAGGCTATAAGACCGCAAGTAAGTTAA
- a CDS encoding DUF1844 domain-containing protein has translation MKEAWTFSTFILSLSSSALVSLGELPDPLTSEKRIDLDRARQTIALIEILKEKTKGNLTEEEERLIENTLCDLKLKYVDVVSKGAGVGT, from the coding sequence ATGAAAGAAGCCTGGACGTTTTCCACTTTTATACTTTCTCTTTCTAGCTCAGCGCTCGTTTCCTTAGGTGAACTGCCAGATCCATTAACTAGCGAAAAAAGAATCGACCTGGATAGGGCAAGGCAGACGATAGCACTTATAGAGATTCTCAAAGAAAAGACCAAAGGGAACCTGACCGAAGAAGAGGAAAGGTTAATTGAAAATACGCTTTGCGATTTGAAGCTGAAATACGTAGACGTCGTAAGCAAAGGTGCAGGGGTCGGGACTTAG
- a CDS encoding indolepyruvate oxidoreductase subunit beta yields MIKNNRKVTNIFLSGVGGQGTILASNILAEVLSNAGYDVKKAEVHGMAQRGGAVTTHFRFGEKVYSPLIKYGEVDYLVAFELLEGLRYINWLRDDGTVILNNHKMYPPVVNLGEMEYPEDIPGIFRKFFKNNVYIVDGVEIARKLGNIQAANVVMLGAFSNFFPEIKEELWLDAIKTLLAEKLQELNLKAFLEGRRALTPK; encoded by the coding sequence ATGATAAAAAACAACAGAAAGGTAACGAACATATTTCTTTCCGGAGTCGGAGGCCAGGGGACGATCCTGGCGAGTAATATTTTGGCAGAGGTTCTTTCTAATGCCGGCTATGATGTGAAAAAGGCCGAAGTCCACGGTATGGCTCAGAGGGGTGGAGCTGTGACCACGCACTTTAGGTTTGGAGAGAAAGTTTACTCCCCTCTCATTAAATACGGCGAGGTTGACTATCTGGTCGCCTTTGAGCTTTTAGAGGGGTTAAGGTACATAAATTGGTTAAGAGACGACGGTACAGTGATACTGAACAATCACAAGATGTATCCGCCAGTTGTAAATTTGGGGGAGATGGAGTATCCAGAAGATATACCTGGAATTTTTAGAAAATTTTTTAAGAACAACGTTTACATTGTCGATGGCGTAGAAATTGCAAGAAAACTTGGGAACATTCAGGCAGCCAACGTGGTTATGTTGGGCGCTTTCTCCAACTTCTTTCCCGAAATAAAGGAAGAGTTGTGGCTCGATGCCATAAAAACGCTTTTGGCAGAAAAACTCCAAGAGTTAAATCTTAAGGCGTTTTTAGAGGGTAGGCGTGCCCTTACGCCTAAGTAA
- a CDS encoding insulinase family protein, producing the protein MDVFFLDNGLRLILEERPGTGVVALQIWVKVGSKYERHENSGITHFIEHLIFKGSKNLKANEIAANIEALGGSINAYTSYDNTVYHVVIPKESFVDGFLLLNEAVFNPTFPEEEIEKEKKVVIEEIRMGEDDPEKKLYKELFSLAYGECPYGRPIIGFPETVSLFSREDIVSYFEEHYGANTTTLVVVGDFEKEKVLKLAKDTVGQLKTGKRDYIATSCARPKGLVKIIRRNVLESYLAISYPIPNILHEDIPALKVVSALLTAGESSRLILELKNNRRIITGASSFVFAPEDEGLFVVYMNFKGQDYRNVIEAVEAEIKRLAKKVEEWELIKAKNQIRASYVYGSETPQGRARMLGYYATLTSDVYFVDKFLKKVEMVGPEDVKRVVERYISENMRTTVCILPIEDEKESNPYYGELRNGLRYVINRKTDAPLFAFSIGFIGGVKDEPPKKNGIFNVLSKMFLKGTKKKTAFELATSIDTLAGYVDPFCGYYLFGLSGKFMSKDFRDALSLLKEMLLETEFREEELRSVKNEIFSELRLKEDDPFSYSFRRFHSLLYKDHPYGKDPSGTFEDVASITIEDLRSIYETHVSPKNCVLAISGDLDVHEVEKLIKELFSNWTGPKKELKKEKITTQTGSVHLEKEIFQTHMIFGFPGVAFTEEDRFKMEIIDAILSGMGGRIYRVLREKNPYAYATSFFNQMGFDSGSIGIYAAFDPANLNNVRTAVEKELESLMKDGFSLKEIDRAKKYLVGNYLISMQSNSFIAHRMMVDTIYGLGHDFFKRWPKRIMEVTPFELNEALKKYLRPEKSLVVTVGKRP; encoded by the coding sequence GTGGATGTATTTTTTTTGGACAACGGACTAAGGCTGATTTTAGAGGAAAGACCTGGGACAGGGGTTGTCGCGTTACAGATTTGGGTGAAGGTCGGAAGTAAGTACGAAAGACATGAGAACTCCGGAATTACCCATTTCATTGAACATCTAATCTTTAAGGGCTCTAAAAACTTAAAAGCCAACGAGATAGCCGCGAATATAGAGGCTCTTGGTGGCTCGATAAATGCATATACTTCTTATGACAATACCGTATACCATGTCGTTATTCCCAAAGAATCTTTTGTCGATGGGTTTTTACTTCTAAATGAGGCTGTGTTTAATCCTACCTTTCCGGAAGAAGAAATCGAAAAAGAAAAGAAAGTTGTGATTGAAGAAATCAGGATGGGAGAAGATGATCCTGAAAAAAAACTCTACAAAGAACTTTTCAGTCTTGCTTACGGAGAGTGCCCTTACGGTAGACCTATAATTGGGTTTCCAGAGACAGTTAGTCTATTTTCCAGAGAGGATATCGTCTCGTACTTTGAGGAGCATTATGGAGCCAATACTACAACTTTAGTGGTAGTGGGAGACTTTGAGAAAGAAAAAGTCCTTAAACTAGCTAAAGACACAGTTGGACAATTAAAAACTGGAAAGAGAGACTATATTGCGACAAGCTGTGCAAGACCGAAAGGTCTCGTAAAGATCATAAGACGGAATGTTCTTGAAAGCTATCTGGCTATATCATACCCTATCCCGAACATTTTGCATGAAGACATCCCGGCCCTAAAAGTAGTCAGCGCACTTCTTACAGCTGGTGAGAGTTCGAGATTGATCTTGGAACTTAAGAATAACCGGAGAATTATCACTGGTGCGTCTTCGTTTGTGTTTGCACCTGAGGATGAAGGGCTTTTTGTGGTTTACATGAACTTCAAGGGACAAGATTACAGAAACGTAATTGAAGCCGTGGAAGCGGAAATAAAAAGGTTGGCAAAAAAGGTAGAGGAATGGGAGTTAATCAAAGCAAAGAATCAAATCAGGGCATCCTACGTGTACGGGAGCGAAACGCCACAGGGCAGGGCAAGGATGCTTGGCTATTACGCCACTCTTACAAGCGATGTCTACTTTGTGGATAAGTTTCTTAAAAAAGTGGAAATGGTCGGTCCGGAAGACGTAAAGCGCGTGGTCGAAAGGTATATCAGTGAAAATATGAGAACCACAGTTTGTATCCTTCCTATTGAAGATGAAAAAGAGAGTAACCCTTATTATGGCGAACTCAGAAATGGTCTGAGGTACGTCATAAACAGAAAAACTGATGCGCCACTTTTTGCATTTTCTATTGGTTTCATTGGTGGAGTAAAAGATGAGCCTCCAAAAAAGAACGGAATCTTCAATGTCCTATCGAAAATGTTCCTCAAAGGGACGAAGAAAAAGACAGCCTTTGAACTTGCTACCTCTATAGACACTTTGGCGGGTTATGTGGATCCTTTCTGCGGGTACTATCTTTTTGGGCTTTCGGGTAAATTTATGAGCAAAGATTTTCGTGATGCGTTAAGTCTTTTAAAGGAGATGCTTTTAGAGACCGAATTTCGCGAGGAGGAACTTAGAAGTGTCAAAAATGAAATCTTCTCCGAACTGAGGCTTAAGGAAGATGACCCGTTTTCTTATTCATTTAGAAGGTTCCATTCCCTGCTTTATAAAGACCATCCTTACGGAAAGGATCCGTCAGGTACTTTTGAGGATGTGGCCTCCATCACTATTGAAGATTTGAGGTCTATTTATGAGACCCATGTGAGTCCAAAAAACTGTGTGCTTGCAATATCAGGTGATTTAGACGTGCACGAGGTTGAAAAGCTCATAAAAGAGCTATTTTCCAACTGGACCGGCCCTAAAAAGGAGCTAAAAAAAGAAAAGATTACCACCCAAACCGGAAGCGTTCATCTCGAGAAGGAAATCTTCCAAACCCACATGATTTTTGGATTTCCAGGTGTTGCCTTTACAGAAGAGGACAGGTTTAAAATGGAGATCATAGATGCCATTCTTTCTGGTATGGGGGGAAGGATCTATCGGGTACTGAGAGAGAAGAATCCATACGCGTACGCTACTAGCTTTTTCAATCAGATGGGTTTCGATTCAGGCTCCATCGGTATATATGCCGCATTCGATCCTGCCAATTTAAATAACGTGAGAACAGCTGTGGAAAAGGAACTGGAGAGTCTTATGAAGGATGGCTTTTCTTTAAAAGAGATAGACCGTGCAAAGAAATATCTCGTTGGAAATTACCTTATCTCGATGCAGTCGAATAGTTTTATAGCTCATAGGATGATGGTAGACACAATTTACGGATTAGGTCACGACTTTTTCAAAAGGTGGCCTAAAAGGATAATGGAAGTTACACCTTTTGAGTTGAATGAGGCTCTAAAAAAGTACTTAAGACCAGAAAAGAGTCTAGTAGTGACTGTCGGAAAAAGACCCTAA